The Chlamydia poikilotherma DNA segment TCAAAGTTTTAAGTCAAAAGCAAAAACTATGATGAAGAAATTTGAGACCGCTTTAAAAGCCGGTGATCAAGCAACTATCACTTCTGGATTACAGTTAGTCTACAGTGTTACTGATAAAGCTGTAAAAAGAGGTATTTTTAAAAACAATAAAGCAGCTCGAATCAAGTCACGTGCTACTTTAAGAGCTAATGCAAAAATATAATTTTTAATCGTTTGTAGGTAATTATGACCACCGCCTCCCTTACTAGATTTTGTCCTTTTCTATCATCTAATATTCTCTCAAATCCGATATTGAGGACGTGTGGTAATAAGGTTCGCAAAGAAGCAGGAAAACTTCATAATAGCATGAACCTCTTAAGTGACATGATTGGGGTTGTTGGTTCTTCTACAATGATTGCTAAAGCGTCTCTAGGACTAGGCGCTTCTAATGCTCTCGCAAAACTTTCCTCTTTAGAGCATGCTTGTGGAATGGCTTCGGGAATAAATACTTGTGTGGATACCATAGCGCTGTTCTCTCAATTTGCAACAGGAGCTATGTTCTACGAAGTTGATTCCGCTACCGGTAATTTCATAATCAATACAAAAACTATCCAAAAAGAAAATGGAACTGTTGAGCTGGTGCCTAACCGCATTCTAAGATCCCCTCTTTCTATTGCAAGTAAAGTTACTCGCCTGGCTTCGAAAGCAACAGGATCTGTTTGCTTCATGGACGGTCATTTACAACTTATGGCTCTAGGTAAACATGCTCAAGGTTTAGGAGCAGTTGCTACAAGCCTATCAGCAATTAGCTCGGCTTGCGGTGCTGCTGACGATGTTGTTAATATCGTTGGTGCTATACGCTCAACAAACAGAGAATCTTCAGCTGAAGACTTCACAATGCGTCGTCAAACATTAAGAGAGAAATTCTACTCCTTACTTTGCAACTTAGTCGATTTTGTCGGCGAGGTTCTTCTTTTGTTTGCTTCGTTCGTACCAGCTTTATTAGGGCCTCAAGCCGCCCTGATTATTGGTATTTTCTGGTTGATGTCTTCAGTGCTCAACTTTGTCCAAGATTTTATCGGTTAATAAAAGTCTTTTTTAAAAGAAGCAATTTATTCTACCCCATAAGTGTACTTGTGGGGTTTTTTTATGATCTTATTCAACGTATCACTATCTGCCCAGACAGACACGTCATGTTTAGCACGTGTAATAGCTGTGTAAAGAATAGATACATCAAAAATTTCACCCCCCTTAGGAATAATGACAATCACATTATCATATTCGCTCCCCTGACTCTTATGCACCGACATCGCATAATTATAGGTATAATAGGAAAATTCCTTAGAATCTATAGAGCGGGTATGAGGAAAGAATAACTGTTGTGTTTTTGGACAAAGAAATCCTGTATCTCCATTAAACAATCCCCAAGCTTCGTAACGTTCTGTAATCATAATAGGAATAGGAAGATCAGAATGTGTTTTTTGTATTTCATTAAAGATTAGCTCATTGAGACGTAAATATCCCCAGGGACCGTGACGCATAGGAGTTAAAATACATAACTGCGTTTGAGATAAGGGTGTTTTTACAAACGCCTCTTTGATCATAGTAATTGCGGAATGTATAGGAGGTAACGGTGTAAAAGGAATCGATTGTTTTTCTAAAATTGCTTTCGAAAAATTCTGAACTTGATCTGTTTTTGCCCTATGAGAAACACAAAGGTGTAAAGCTCTTTCAGGAAAACGTAATATCAAATCCTGAAGAGGGTTTCCTGCGCCCACTCCTATAGGAGGAAGCTGGTTTTCATCACCTAATATAATTAAGTTATCTGCAATGATTTTTCCATTCTTGTTTTCCCCGGATAATGTGTTGACCAGGCTATGTAAAAGGTTAAATGTCACCATAGAACCCTCATCAACCAATAATAGATCTACAGAACTACACTGATGATAGGCATGCTCTTGTAAAAACCTATGGATCGTTTGGGTAGTGACATTATCCTCAGAAATATTATGTTGGGAGAGTATATGACGAATGTGCGAAGTTGCTTTTCCTGTAGGAGAAACTATAGCAATACGACTTCGAGGACAGCGCTTAATTAAAGTGAGTATTATCTCCACAGCTAAAAATGTCTTCCCTGTTCCAGGACCTCCACAAATCAAAGAAAAACAACTATTAATAGCTTTTTGAAAAACAGTATTTTGTTCTGAGGATAGATTAGGAAGAAATTCTGTAGTTACATTATACCGTGGAGAAGCTTGTGATAATACAGAAAGCTTTTTGAAAAGCTTTTCACGAATTGCGTACAAGGAGCGCAGGTATATCCTATTGTTTTCTATAACAAACAAAGATGAACAAATATCCTCAGGAAGAGCCGTGAAGTACTCGTAAAAAATCTTTTCTGAAATTCCAGACAAAGAAGGAAATAATCGGTCCTTATCTATATTAAGAAAAGGATATCCACAACGCCAAAGAGCAGAAGAAAGAGCAAGAAATGCAAAACCTTTTTTCGAATTTGGAGAAATATATTTCTTAGCAAAAGCTAAGTCTAAAGGTAAAACAAGTTGTTGTTGAACTACATTATAAAGAAGATGAGAAACGTCTAAACTTAACGAAGGCATAAAACTATATGCGTTTTATCCTCTTTTATAACCTGCTCCGGGATCTTTTGGTAGATGTTTTTGGCATATTGCTAATGCCTTCTGAACTTTAGAATCATACATACGCTCATTTGAAGGAAGAGAATGTAGATAATCCCACGCTTCCAAATAACATTTTTTTTCTAGAAGACATAGCCCTAACAAACGATAGGTCTGAGGTGAAGGAGCTATTTTTGTAAGCCATAAACTATAAAAATAACATTTATTGTATTTGCCTTGAGCATATAAAAACTCTGCATCTGCTAAAAAGTTAGCTATTTCTTCTTCTCTTATCGTTATAGGAGTTAAGCCCAACTCTGTAATAAAATCTTCTAATTTCAGCAGGCGTGCTATGGAATGCCCAGATAACATTTGCTTATAGACCTGCTTTACAAATAGAAAAACAATGTTTTCACTTTCTATATCATAATTTGTAAATTGCAAAATGAGATGGAGTAAATTCAGAGCTTTATCATCACAAATACCCTGATTCCAAAGTTGCTTTGCTCCTTTCATCAGATGATGAACAAGTTGTTGCCTATCTATATCATAAGACTGTATCGCTTCCCAAAGATTTAGATACTTTTTTAAATTTGTGTAATCAATATCGTCTTGAGAAATGATGTCTTGAAGAGCATCAGGAGAGATGATCAATTTCTCACTTACCCATAAATCTGAGTCTAAAGTTTTTAATACTGAAAGCGTTTGTTGAGCTTGTGTGGTTTGTACTTCTTTTACTTTTTCAGATAAAATAACCCCGAAAGCATCTATAAGCTTTTTCTTGAGAGGCTCTATTCCAAAAAAAGTTATAGAATTACAAAAAGTTACAACTTGTTCAGGGAAAGAAACAAATCTATCTATTAAAAGTTGAATTACTAAGTCATAGTTAGGCTTGAAATAAAAACGTTCCCAATTTTTGATTATCTGCATCAAAGGAGCTAAGCGTTCTTCTGGAATAACAAAAATATGCTTCATAAGCATCGCAAACAATTCCTCTTGAGGAATAAATTCTTCATAGGACCTTTGATCTATTGCATGAACTTTCTTCTTATAAAAAAGAATCATTTCATAATAATCCGGATAGAGCTTAAAGGAATTCGATTGTTTCAGCTCTAAAAAGTAGCTTCTACTCAACATCAAAACAGCATAATCGTAAGCTTCAGAATCCCAGTCGCATTCTCTTTTTAATAATTTTTCAATAATACGATTAAGAATAGCTCGTCCTTCTGAAAACTCTCCTAATTCTATCAAACAATGAGCTTCTATATTCTCTAAAAAGAAATCAGAAACCAGTTGTTGAATATTCAAATCTAATAAAGAAGATTCTGAAC contains these protein-coding regions:
- the rpsT gene encoding 30S ribosomal protein S20 → MAPKKTTKKGGPKKRPSAEKRILTAQKRYLINQSFKSKAKTMMKKFETALKAGDQATITSGLQLVYSVTDKAVKRGIFKNNKAARIKSRATLRANAKI
- the recD gene encoding exodeoxyribonuclease V subunit alpha, whose amino-acid sequence is MPSLSLDVSHLLYNVVQQQLVLPLDLAFAKKYISPNSKKGFAFLALSSALWRCGYPFLNIDKDRLFPSLSGISEKIFYEYFTALPEDICSSLFVIENNRIYLRSLYAIREKLFKKLSVLSQASPRYNVTTEFLPNLSSEQNTVFQKAINSCFSLICGGPGTGKTFLAVEIILTLIKRCPRSRIAIVSPTGKATSHIRHILSQHNISEDNVTTQTIHRFLQEHAYHQCSSVDLLLVDEGSMVTFNLLHSLVNTLSGENKNGKIIADNLIILGDENQLPPIGVGAGNPLQDLILRFPERALHLCVSHRAKTDQVQNFSKAILEKQSIPFTPLPPIHSAITMIKEAFVKTPLSQTQLCILTPMRHGPWGYLRLNELIFNEIQKTHSDLPIPIMITERYEAWGLFNGDTGFLCPKTQQLFFPHTRSIDSKEFSYYTYNYAMSVHKSQGSEYDNVIVIIPKGGEIFDVSILYTAITRAKHDVSVWADSDTLNKIIKKPHKYTYGVE
- a CDS encoding DUF1347 family protein — translated: MVRCIVFCLFFLSCFAMGGGLYFICSSHHPSVTSLESAKAAALWVDGQKEQVESFLHRLLPSQQRQCLLCFQGFILQKQKNMNQSEKIFSKIYDEIENTQFLFKEEIIGGRILNAFFLEDIEKMENLISSLHQQFVKSQYLSLFEFLLNYRQKHFDRALQALSAWKNQLKGSESSLLDLNIQQLVSDFFLENIEAHCLIELGEFSEGRAILNRIIEKLLKRECDWDSEAYDYAVLMLSRSYFLELKQSNSFKLYPDYYEMILFYKKKVHAIDQRSYEEFIPQEELFAMLMKHIFVIPEERLAPLMQIIKNWERFYFKPNYDLVIQLLIDRFVSFPEQVVTFCNSITFFGIEPLKKKLIDAFGVILSEKVKEVQTTQAQQTLSVLKTLDSDLWVSEKLIISPDALQDIISQDDIDYTNLKKYLNLWEAIQSYDIDRQQLVHHLMKGAKQLWNQGICDDKALNLLHLILQFTNYDIESENIVFLFVKQVYKQMLSGHSIARLLKLEDFITELGLTPITIREEEIANFLADAEFLYAQGKYNKCYFYSLWLTKIAPSPQTYRLLGLCLLEKKCYLEAWDYLHSLPSNERMYDSKVQKALAICQKHLPKDPGAGYKRG